From Toxotes jaculatrix isolate fToxJac2 chromosome 7, fToxJac2.pri, whole genome shotgun sequence:
GGTAGCCCAAAATTAAAGGGTGTTGTGGTGCTCGGAATAAGTGGAAGCTAATAGTCTCTGTGTGGTGGTCGGGGAAGGTAATGAAATGAGTTGAGTAATATGGGTTACCTGGCAAAGACGACTGTCCAGGGCACAGGCTTCCAAGGGAGTAGGGAGTGGAGAAGTGGACAGCCCCAGTCTCTCTGCCAGGTTGTAGTCCATAAAGCCTGCATCTGACCCCGAATCCACCAACACTGCCtgcttgagagagagagaagaggaggtgagagTGACTTGTGGTAAAGGACGAGAGgggcagacaggaaatgtggttCGGCTCACCAGTGCCCTCTCCTTCACTGATGAGCCTGGTCTTTTACTGGGCAGGTAGCCATGTGTCCCCGTTGTGTACAGTAAATGCACCGCCCCTCCCGAAAGCGGCGCTGTCGTTCCTCTGGcgtcagtgtgagtgtgtaataACGACACAGTTTAACAAATACTGACAACACTtatgtttttaaactgtaaactgtataCTGTCTCCCAGAATGCATCACATAACCTACAATTTTTGGTCAATATGCCAAAATCGCTGCACATTGGCTGCACACTCCCCTGGGGGCTtttctgagggttttttttacccttttgATGACAGTGACCTCGTGACCTTTCCTCTttactggtaaaaaaaaacatttagcatGCTTTTAAATCTGGTATTTACACAGCTGATTTTCCATGTAAGAGTGTGTTGACCACAAATAAGgttggcattaaaaaaaaaaaacagaaaattattaagctgtttatttctgtaacacagagaagggaaaagagaaGACTTACCATCTAATTCAACTCATCAGTGCTGGATGTCTGTGTTACAGCTCTCAGTTAAGTCAACATCGCTTTGATAAATTGAGTTCTCTGTGTGAGTTAATGCtctgatgcatgtgtgtgtgtcctgaggtGGAGCCCCCTCACACATTTCCCTGGCTTGTTATGCGTCGCTAGAGAGAGGACAACTGCAGAGTGACAAACAAGATTTccctcatcttcttcctccttgtttttctctctttatagATCAACTCTTCTGGGCTGCATTTAGATTTTAATGTtatgtttaaacatttttaatgttaagGATTTGTTAGTGAGGGTCTCTGAGGATTCATATGGACAAAAATAGTAGATTTAACGGTCTAAACTACTCTGAGGTTCTAATTCCActctgtgttctgtttttttttgttccaggaTGGACTcgagaaaaaaacatcagagaatCTAAAACTACTTCTGGAGATAAAACCAACACAAGCTTGTTAACTTACACCTGATAACAGAAGGTGAGCGAGTGCCCAATAAATTTAGTTTTTCTGATAATTTATacataaattataaattatatatggataattttaaacataaataGGTAATTCTTTATGTTGCAGCTGTTTGCAGCGTTATGTTTGAGTTGGACCTAAGGGTGAAATAGTCTGTAAAATAACCAGTTCGATAAGGGTATAATTAAAGGTGCCTTGTTTTCTTCCAGCTGCCTTATTTGATTGTTCCTCACTCCTTACTTGACCTGGAAGTTTATCTGGTATAAATTTGTAGGCCATAATGAAGGACACGCCACTTCCTTTATCTCTGTTCTGAGGAGCAACAAACAGGGAGGGATTTCTGGGGATCTGTGAACATGGATACACCACACCATCCTTCACTGAGACAGTACAAGAGTCCTGCTCAGCCTTTACATTAAAGTGGTAAAAATTAGCCTGCCTGACCTAATACCTGAACAGGATTCTTATCATTTAAAACTTAGGCTGAGACAAAGGTAATTTGTCCAGCTGCTAACTGTCTTCTTCCCAAAGCCTTCCCTACTACTTTTTCACTAGCACCCTTTCTGACCTGTTCTCGGAACTTAATGAAAACACTTTGGTTAACGGCAGTCTCCTTCTTTTGTATCAGTTATAGTTGCTGTATGTCTTTTGCTGTTTGGGAAATGTTAATTTCAGAGTCTAGACCAACCTAGTCTATGGACCTGACTTAGTCACACACAATGTGTACTTTTACATCAATGAGGAGAAGCTGCTGGCACTTTTAGAAACCCTCAGATTAAAACAGTGAGGCTAGGAAATCTTTACTTTATAAGCAGATAATGTACTTTATTTATTAGCAATCCACTTTTAATTTGATTCAACAGTTTAAAGTGCAAAAATACAACAATTATTCAGTGATCAGTATTAATTCTATCTCTATTCTATCAGTATAGCTGCTCTACTCTCTGCTACCTCAGTGTGATACTGGAGTCAAAGTGGTAcagacccagaaggcctccctCATCTGGTATCATCAGTGCTTGAGCCATGAAGTGCATTTTATTAAATGCACAGATGTTTGAGTagttgaatttttttattttaaagtgaaacatAGAGAGAGACTAAAAGAATAACAGTGCAGAGACAGTGCATGTGTATCATCATTTGGACAGAACGTGAGTGCAAATACAAACGTCTGACTATAAAAAGCCACTAAAATGCTGTTAAAGCTGTCTGACAGCTGATCCAACTGTGCTGTCATCATCAGGAGTTGGTGTCTTTTCAGATGACAGTTCAGAGGAAAGGACTTCTAATTTCTAAAAAGACctgtttccttctttcctcttttctcacaTCTTTCTCTTGTATCTCCTCTCACCTTCATGtcatgtgtgcgtgcgtgtcctTGTGTGCGccctaaaacaaacagaacagggacacagtcataaaaacactgctctACAGCGCTACTAGTGGTCAAGAATTACTAACCTCCACATAGAGATGAATGGTTATTGTGGATGTGTATGACCCAGGTAGGCCTCTGGCCATCTGTCTTCTAACAAACCGTAAGCGAAACCATAAAAAACAAATGGCATAAGTGCTAAATAATGCAATCTCAGTGGAAAAGTGATACAAAATGTGTCACACAAGTTCCACTGAACACTTCATATTTAGCAGCACAGTTAGAGACTAACTGGTGGACATAGCGAAGCATTTAGCATCTACAAAGttagacagagaaacagagattaTGGGATTTGGAATATTGGTAttgttgtttacagcttgttccaCTGCACccaaaaaatcaataaatacagtttttactgtacagacatatTACTATAAACTAAGCACTGGTGGGTTATATGGGTCAACATATGTGTAGTAATTTTATGGGCTGGAAAATCCCAGACTACCTATTTCTTCATACTGTTAATATTCCACTGACtctccactgtctctgtgtgtccttgGCCTGCAGGTCCCCCCTTCTAAATGACCTAGTTCTTTCAGTTTGCACTGAGCACTAGGTTCTGGGTTGTggttgtcgttttttttttttcagtgacctTAAATGAAAAGTAATTAGAACAATATACAGCTCTCTAAGCTTATTACCCATTGTAAgattaaaaagtgttttgttcCATAACTTTGTCAGGTTGACAGTAACACTGGTTAATTCCTCACGACACATTCATTTTATGGAGTGTAATGAACATTGCAGCCCCTAGGGGCCACTGCTCGAGCTTGAGGCCGTTCTGGTCTGGTTTCATGTTGAAGGCTGACTCCCTTTActggtgtctctgtctgcttcgCTCTAATCTGTGCATTCTAGCCAAAGCATGAGAAGTGAAGTGTGGCCTAAATGTAAGCTGACTTTTCTCAGTGTAACTGTGTTCTGCTCTTTCTCCCATTTTAATTAGATGGCAGCAGGCCAGCCTAGTGCCGTGATGGTTTACCCAGCTACTCCAACAATAGGCATGCTGTCTTTATAACGACTGTGTATAAATATGTCCCTATTTCTGGCTAGCATTAAGCTTGTGGAGGCACGGTCTGTGAAAACATAATTCCTGTCTGCCTTCCTCCACCAAAAAgtgttttccttcttcctctttcttttttgatgaTCTGTCTCTTGGAAGAATAAGAAACTATGTCATTTGGTGGTGCTCATTTTGAGCAGACAGTATCAGACAATATGATGAGCAGAATTCAATGAACCATGACTGAAGTGAATTGTGCTTCAGTACATGTGTTGTCTCTGACAGCAGTGACTGAGCCTGCAATTAACTACAGTATACATCACTGGTCCAGTGCTGAGTGATGAGCAGTCATAGACTGATAAGAAGGGAGTTACATTCAAGTCttatgtttgtgtgactgtgatgaTGTGACCACAGTCAGATGTGTGCAGATTATTGCCCCCGTTTTACTCCAGATTCGAACAACTGTGCACTAAAGAGGGAACTGCAAATGTGGCATGAATCTAACCACAGGTCTCTATGGTACTGGATGGGAACATCCCCTCTATATCCTCCATGGTGGCATCActaaaaggtgtaaagtgcaatGGGTCAAGAAACACGAGTAGGCAGAGTTATTTAGAACGATActcagtctgtgtgttgacAACATCCATCCCCCCTAGAGATATACTTCCAGCttcaactttgacctgctgTACTTACTGTAGTTGTTTTCCTGTGCAATGGGGGATTATTAGACATTTCAGGTGCactcactttcactttgacctccTCATACAGTGGTTTAGATAATCTGGATCAACTGCTGTCGTCTGACTGCTTGCATTTCAATTACTTTAGCAATGTCAAGCTAAAGCTATAAAATTATCCTTTAAATTATGTGGTTGTGAATGATGTGAATGGGGTTTTGGAAATGAATTAAATGCTGTGAAATTTCTGGAATTAGCAGTGGACACTGACAACCGATGCTTTTCTTAACCATTTGACGTTTTTGACCCGGATACACTATCAGAACTAGGCCATATTACGGCGCTGTCTCTCCACAttggaaattaaaaatatttatacttGATCCAAACACGCACGCTCGAAGATGGGATGAAAAGCTAGTCACCATGGCGTGGTTTAAAAATGGGGATAACAGTACACACAGCCTCTCAGGGAAGAATATATCTCTCATATTTGTCTCTTATTTACTCACATTTTtgatctttctgtctcttcctcacaGAGGTGCCTGTTGATGATGGACTCCTAAAACCTTTTTCTGACACCACTGAACCAACCAGAACCAGACAGCCATGAACCCCCAGGAGATGGAGCTCGGCCAAGAGGTGATGGAGGAAACCGATGCCCCTCTTCGCCATCGCCCCAATAACCACAACAACCGGTCCCGTAACTACAGCAACCAGGAAAAGCGGTACAGGCGCTGTGAGGCCATGGCTGGAGGAAGCGCTGGTGGCAAAGTCAGAGTGCCGCAACAGCGTCGGCCGCAGGAGGAGCAAGACATGGAGCTGCAATATGGAGCTCAGTCTCCACAGCTCCAACAGCCCCAACAGCCCCAGCCCATTCCTCGACCTGCAGTGACACGTTATCGCAGACAGGGGGACAGTGAGGCCCGGATCAGATCCCAGCAGCAGAGGTACaggcagaggcagcagagagaggcagagagagcacaACACTTAGCACATCAACAGGAGAAGCAGCACCGTACAGAGGCAACCCAGGAAGATGAACGAGAGAGGGACGATTCAGTGCTGGCCCGTTCAGGGAGCACTGAGAGCGGCTTCCACACTCATACGGACCGGGCTGAGGGAGACGATGGCCTGGTCATGATGTCTCTGGAGCCTGAGGGGCAGCCAGAGGTGGAGGATGAGGCGGGGAACTATGGAGTCCAGCTACGGCCTGAGGCGGAAGGGTACACTGAGAGCGCCGAAGCTGAACAGCAACATCTCCATCCACATCCTAACTATCCTCCTCAGCCACCACCACTTCCACATGAACCCCTGCCTGACATCCAAAACCCCCAGCGACAGGATGAAGCAGAGGAAATGTTGAACGCTGGCTACTCCAACTACGTCTACACCCAGCCCCTCAGCCACTCTGGGGCAAGGACCGATACCTTGGTCGGTCAGAGCTTGGAGGGTTTAGATACTGGACTTGCAGATGAAGCCTATTCTGAGCCATATGACATTTACTCACTGTCTGAGCATGTTTACGAGGAAATCTGTGATGCTCCCACATCAGCAGTCTCATCTGCTGCAGATGGGACTGGGGACGCAGAATCTCTCCAGCAGAAGAGGGCCAGCTTTCGGCTGTTGGAGGGCCGGGCGGGAGGTGGCAACTACCATCAGCAGGAGGCAGTAGGCTCCCGTCTGCGCCACTATGATGAACGCTCAGATGGTGAGTCAGACAGCCCAGAGAAGGAGGCCGAGTTTGCGCCGTATCCACGTGCTGACAGCtgtgagcaggaggaggacatTGACAGCATCGTGGCTGAGGTCAAAGAAAGCCTAAGCTCTCAGAGTCTTAATCGTAGTGCAGAAGACACGGTAGATGAAGAAAATGAGCTAGcacaggaaaaagagaaacCCCAACCTGAATCCCAGACCAACTCTGATAAACACCACAAGGCTACCAACCGAGGGAAGCCAGCCAGAAAACAGGCTGTGAGTCCTTCAGAGGAGCCTGTAGCAGTGAGGAACAGGCAGGAGAAGAGGGACGCAATATCTCTGGCCATCAAGGACATTAAGGAGGCCATAGAGGAGGTGAAGACCAGAACGGTGAGATCTCCTTATACACCTGATGAGCCCAAGGAGCCCATTTGGGTAAT
This genomic window contains:
- the apba1a gene encoding amyloid-beta A4 precursor protein-binding family A member 1; its protein translation is MNPQEMELGQEVMEETDAPLRHRPNNHNNRSRNYSNQEKRYRRCEAMAGGSAGGKVRVPQQRRPQEEQDMELQYGAQSPQLQQPQQPQPIPRPAVTRYRRQGDSEARIRSQQQRYRQRQQREAERAQHLAHQQEKQHRTEATQEDERERDDSVLARSGSTESGFHTHTDRAEGDDGLVMMSLEPEGQPEVEDEAGNYGVQLRPEAEGYTESAEAEQQHLHPHPNYPPQPPPLPHEPLPDIQNPQRQDEAEEMLNAGYSNYVYTQPLSHSGARTDTLVGQSLEGLDTGLADEAYSEPYDIYSLSEHVYEEICDAPTSAVSSAADGTGDAESLQQKRASFRLLEGRAGGGNYHQQEAVGSRLRHYDERSDGESDSPEKEAEFAPYPRADSCEQEEDIDSIVAEVKESLSSQSLNRSAEDTVDEENELAQEKEKPQPESQTNSDKHHKATNRGKPARKQAVSPSEEPVAVRNRQEKRDAISLAIKDIKEAIEEVKTRTVRSPYTPDEPKEPIWVMRQDLSPTAECDLQPSLGGDSPGSGSPSPPGAESSNRHLLQDSSFESSPSSKESMRSLASFPTYVEVPGPCDPEDLIDGIIFAANYLGSTQLLSDKTPSKNIRMMQAQEAVSRIKAPEGEPQPMTEVDLFISTQRIKVLNADSQETMMDHPLRTISYIADIGNIVVLMARRRMPRSDSQENVEASDPGQDSKRQYKMICHVFESEDAQLIAQSIGQAFSVAYQEFLRANGINPEDLSQKEYSDLLNTQDMYNDDLIHFSKSENCKDVLIEKNKGEILGVVIVESGWGSILPTVIIANMMHAGPAERSGRLNIGDQIMSINGTSLVGLPLSTCQSIIKGLKNQSRIKLNIVRCPPVTTVLIRRPDLRYQLGFSVQNGIICSLMRGGIAERGGVRVGHRIIEINSQSVVATPHEKIVHILSNAVGEIHMKTMPAAMYRLLTAQEQPVYI